The Halobacterium sp. CBA1132 genome has a segment encoding these proteins:
- the citZ gene encoding citrate synthase: protein MADELKKGLEGVLVAESELSYIDGDEGKLVYRGYTIEDLARGASYEEVLYLLWHGRLPNREELEAFSEEMTAHRDLDEDVLDLVADLAAADEDPMAALRTAVSELSAYDPDADADPTDREANLRKGKRITAKIPTIIAAFTRLREGDDPVAPRDDLGHAANFLYMLNDEEPDDVLADVFDQALVLHADHGLNASTFSSMVTSSTLADLHSAITSAVGTLGGSLHGGANANVMRMLEEIDASGKEPVDWVADALENGTRVAGFGHRVYNVKDPRAKILGERSEELGEAAGDTKWYEMSVAIEEYVKEEKGLAPNVDFYSASTYYQMGIPVDIYTPIFAMSRVGGWIAHVLEQYDDNRLIRPRARYIGEEDQEFVPVDER from the coding sequence ATGGCCGACGAACTCAAGAAGGGTTTGGAAGGTGTGCTCGTCGCGGAGTCCGAGTTGAGCTACATCGACGGCGACGAGGGCAAACTCGTCTACCGCGGGTACACCATCGAGGACCTCGCGCGCGGCGCGAGCTACGAGGAAGTCCTCTACCTACTCTGGCACGGCCGCCTCCCCAATCGGGAGGAACTCGAAGCGTTCAGCGAGGAGATGACCGCCCACCGCGACCTCGACGAGGACGTGCTGGACCTCGTCGCGGACCTCGCTGCCGCCGACGAAGACCCGATGGCGGCGCTCCGCACGGCGGTCTCGGAGCTCTCAGCCTACGACCCGGACGCCGACGCCGACCCCACCGACCGTGAGGCGAACCTCCGGAAGGGCAAACGCATCACCGCGAAGATTCCCACTATCATCGCGGCGTTCACGCGCCTCCGCGAGGGCGACGACCCCGTCGCGCCCCGCGACGACCTCGGGCACGCGGCAAACTTCCTGTACATGCTCAACGACGAGGAGCCCGACGACGTGCTCGCCGACGTCTTCGACCAGGCGCTCGTGCTCCACGCCGACCACGGGCTGAACGCGTCGACGTTCTCCTCGATGGTCACGTCCAGCACGCTCGCGGACCTCCACTCCGCGATTACGTCGGCCGTCGGCACGCTCGGCGGCAGCCTCCACGGCGGCGCGAACGCGAACGTCATGCGCATGCTCGAGGAAATCGACGCCTCCGGGAAGGAACCCGTCGACTGGGTCGCCGACGCCCTCGAGAACGGCACGCGCGTCGCCGGGTTCGGCCACCGCGTCTACAACGTCAAGGACCCGCGCGCGAAAATCCTCGGCGAGCGCAGCGAGGAACTCGGCGAGGCCGCCGGCGACACGAAGTGGTACGAGATGAGCGTCGCCATCGAGGAGTACGTCAAAGAGGAGAAGGGCCTCGCACCGAACGTCGACTTCTACTCCGCGTCGACGTACTACCAGATGGGCATCCCCGTCGACATCTACACGCCCATCTTCGCGATGAGCCGCGTCGGCGGCTGGATCGCCCACGTCCTCGAACAGTACGACGACAACCGCCTCATCCGCCCGCGCGCTCGCTACATCGGCGAGGAAGACCAGGAGTTCGTGCCCGTCGACGAGCGGTAA
- a CDS encoding potassium channel family protein, with protein sequence MSGRVEYEPASVKDLLAEMKDTAELLIDLSYSAVLHGSDDVAAEVLKLEERMDVLQLRARMSLLMAARNPEDAETLAPVLGVVGAAEKISDAAGDIAKVVLEDIRVPDAIRAALPEAVESLERAELAADSAYAGRTLLDVNLETETGVRVLAIRRGGDWLLNPDRDTELTTGDVLLLRGPEDRIGGVYETATGESYEPPAVPEPSIDDLGRAVDSVVTMKNMSELSVDLAYGAVLFDSTDLAAEVVELEAEVDALKSRFEAWTLRAASRVEDPVSLRGLVHIATATEVISDAAVEISEGVLRGLDTHVVVQEAVEESDEVIVRETVETGSSLDGATLGGEAVATETGMRVIAVRRPDADADEWVVQPGPETEVGAGDVLLAKGTRASAERLRGLAAA encoded by the coding sequence ATGAGCGGCCGCGTCGAGTACGAGCCCGCGAGCGTGAAAGACCTCCTCGCGGAGATGAAAGACACCGCCGAACTCCTCATCGACCTCTCCTACTCGGCGGTGCTGCACGGCAGCGACGACGTGGCGGCGGAAGTCCTCAAACTCGAAGAGCGCATGGACGTCCTCCAGTTGCGCGCGCGGATGAGCCTCCTGATGGCGGCGCGCAACCCCGAGGACGCGGAGACGCTGGCGCCCGTCCTCGGCGTCGTCGGCGCCGCCGAGAAGATCAGCGACGCCGCCGGCGACATCGCGAAAGTCGTCCTCGAAGACATCCGCGTGCCCGACGCCATCCGCGCGGCGCTCCCGGAGGCCGTCGAGTCGCTGGAGCGCGCGGAGTTGGCCGCCGACTCCGCGTACGCCGGTCGGACGCTGCTGGACGTGAACCTAGAGACCGAGACCGGGGTGCGCGTGCTCGCGATTCGGCGCGGCGGCGACTGGCTGCTGAACCCGGACCGCGACACGGAACTGACCACAGGAGACGTGCTGTTGCTTCGCGGGCCGGAGGACCGCATCGGTGGCGTCTACGAGACGGCCACCGGCGAGTCCTACGAGCCGCCGGCAGTCCCCGAACCGAGCATCGACGACCTCGGGCGCGCCGTCGACTCCGTGGTGACGATGAAGAACATGAGCGAACTCTCCGTCGACCTCGCGTACGGCGCCGTCCTCTTCGACTCGACGGACCTCGCGGCGGAAGTCGTCGAACTGGAGGCGGAGGTGGACGCGCTGAAGTCCCGTTTCGAGGCGTGGACGCTGCGGGCGGCGAGCCGCGTCGAGGACCCGGTGTCGCTGCGCGGGCTCGTCCACATCGCCACCGCGACGGAGGTCATCAGCGACGCCGCGGTCGAAATCAGCGAGGGCGTGCTCCGCGGCCTCGACACCCACGTCGTCGTCCAGGAGGCCGTCGAGGAGTCCGACGAGGTCATCGTCCGGGAGACCGTCGAAACGGGGAGCTCGCTCGACGGCGCGACGCTCGGCGGCGAAGCGGTCGCCACCGAGACCGGGATGCGCGTCATCGCGGTGCGGCGGCCGGACGCGGACGCCGACGAGTGGGTCGTCCAGCCCGGCCCCGAGACGGAAGTGGGCGCCGGGGACGTGCTGTTGGCGAAAGGGACGCGCGCGAGCGCCGAACGCCTCCGCGGCCTTGCAGCGGCGTGA